The sequence CGGCCGGCTGATCGCCAATCAGAGCTTGGCTGAACTCACCTGGTTCCGCGTCGGCGGGCCGGCGCAGGTGCTGTTCACGCCAGCCGATGAGGACGATCTCGCCTATTTCCTCAGCCATCTGCCGGCCGAAATCCCGGTGACGGTCATCGGCCTCGGTTCCAACCTCATCGTGCGTGACGGCGGGGTGCCGGGCGTGGTGGTGCGGCTGGGGCGCGGCTTCAGTGAGATCACGGTTGAAGAGGGCCACCGGCTCCGCGCCGGCACGGCGGTGCCGGACGTGAAACTCGCCCGCGCAGCGGCGGAAGCGGGGATCGACGGTCTGGCCTTCTACCGGGGCATTCCCGGCGGGCTTGGCGGGGCGCTGCGGATGAATGCCGGGGCGCATGGCGGGGAGACGAAGGACACGCTCATCGAAGCGCGCGGCGTCGATCGCGCGGGGCGGGTGCACGTGTTCACCAATGCCGATTTCGGTTTCAGTTACCGGCATTCGCAGGCACCGGCCGATGTGATCTTCACCGCCGCGCTGTTTCAGGGGCGGCCGGGAGAGACGGCGGCCATTCTCGCCGAGATGGACCGAATCACCAGCGCACGCGAAGCCTCGCAGCCGA comes from Ancylobacter polymorphus and encodes:
- the murB gene encoding UDP-N-acetylmuramate dehydrogenase → MSFSDLTPELSAAMPELRGRLIANQSLAELTWFRVGGPAQVLFTPADEDDLAYFLSHLPAEIPVTVIGLGSNLIVRDGGVPGVVVRLGRGFSEITVEEGHRLRAGTAVPDVKLARAAAEAGIDGLAFYRGIPGGLGGALRMNAGAHGGETKDTLIEARGVDRAGRVHVFTNADFGFSYRHSQAPADVIFTAALFQGRPGETAAILAEMDRITSAREASQPIREKTGGSTFKNPPGQKAWQLIDAAGCRGLTRGAAQMSTMHCNFLINTGGATAADIEGLGEEVRRRVKDHSGVELEWEIKRIGLPV